From Caldicellulosiruptor hydrothermalis 108, a single genomic window includes:
- a CDS encoding beta-mannosidase, producing MKISLDGKWKFREVGQNEYYEASVPGCVQLDLINLGKLPDPFYATNEVLFYDLEEKDFEYVKEFDVDNVDFQVKKLVFEGIDTVSEIYLNDHYLGKTDNMFLKYEFDVSLALKKGKNILKVVLHSPIKEAERLKSIYQSSYSYPQRSWIRKSQYSYGWDWGPRILQIGIWKSVYLELHNGLEIQDKFVKVESISDELAIVRVFAKINCFEKPSEVEIEVFDGSFSMKIFPEVYKSKEGYFIDERIEIENPKLWWPNGYGEPSLYEFKITAKSSNEFQERKVTTGLRTVRIIKEKDEYGESFIFEINGQKIFAKGANWIPADSILPRLKEDDYKELIKMAKDASMNMLRVWGGGIYEYDWFYDECDKNGIMVWQDFMFACSIYPDEFDFFVENFKEEAEYQIKRLRNHPCIVLWCGNNENNWGFVDWWHISDPEFLGNRIYKKVLPEILAKLDPTRPYHISSPYGGDHPNSEKAGDKHTWDIWAGWKDYIYYKHDNARFVSEFGFQAAAHLDTMKKYIPLKDQTIFSKTLRMHEKQEEGLERLIRYMAGSVGLPKDFDSFVYLSQFVQKEAIKTAVEHYRKNKFRTAGALYWQLNDCWPVISWSSIDYLKRRKALYYESKRLFAKFLPVVEYEDGKLKVYVVSDDLKTKQGKLSITIWNFDGQKLYEKDLAVEIPKNSVIEVFSEKVENLNILKGEWLYIPKHVETAVIGDKIDRGLLESIVFVSLFVDEVEYENYFVFEKPINLELKPCQFEYRIEDDHIIIKPKTPAICLIIEADKDVEDNFIFARPEKEYKIRLNDAKVNRVCDLVELVIR from the coding sequence GTGAAAATAAGTCTTGACGGAAAGTGGAAGTTCAGAGAAGTCGGTCAAAATGAGTACTATGAGGCAAGCGTGCCAGGATGTGTCCAGCTTGATTTAATCAATCTTGGAAAACTTCCCGACCCTTTTTATGCTACAAACGAGGTTTTGTTTTATGATCTGGAAGAGAAAGATTTTGAGTATGTAAAAGAGTTTGATGTTGATAATGTCGATTTTCAGGTCAAAAAGCTTGTGTTTGAAGGAATTGATACGGTATCTGAGATTTATTTAAATGACCATTATTTAGGAAAGACTGACAACATGTTTTTAAAATATGAATTTGATGTGAGTCTTGCACTTAAAAAAGGAAAAAACATTTTGAAGGTGGTGCTTCATTCACCAATAAAAGAGGCAGAAAGACTCAAAAGTATTTACCAGTCAAGTTACAGCTATCCGCAGAGAAGCTGGATAAGAAAGTCGCAGTATTCGTACGGCTGGGACTGGGGGCCAAGAATTCTCCAGATAGGAATCTGGAAGAGCGTATATTTGGAACTTCACAATGGGCTTGAAATTCAAGATAAGTTTGTAAAAGTGGAAAGTATCTCAGATGAGCTTGCCATTGTAAGGGTGTTTGCAAAGATAAACTGTTTTGAAAAACCATCCGAAGTTGAGATAGAGGTATTTGATGGTAGCTTTTCTATGAAAATTTTTCCAGAGGTTTATAAATCAAAAGAGGGGTATTTTATTGATGAAAGGATTGAGATAGAAAACCCCAAACTTTGGTGGCCAAACGGGTATGGGGAGCCTTCTTTGTATGAGTTTAAAATAACTGCGAAGAGTTCAAATGAATTTCAAGAAAGGAAGGTTACAACAGGGCTCAGGACTGTTAGGATTATAAAAGAAAAAGATGAGTATGGCGAGAGCTTTATATTTGAAATAAACGGTCAAAAGATTTTTGCAAAAGGTGCAAACTGGATACCTGCTGATTCCATCCTGCCAAGGCTGAAAGAAGATGACTATAAAGAATTAATTAAAATGGCAAAAGATGCAAGCATGAACATGTTAAGAGTATGGGGCGGCGGAATTTATGAGTATGACTGGTTTTACGATGAGTGTGACAAAAACGGTATAATGGTGTGGCAGGATTTCATGTTTGCATGCTCAATCTATCCTGATGAGTTTGACTTTTTCGTTGAGAATTTCAAGGAAGAGGCAGAGTACCAGATAAAGAGGCTCAGAAACCATCCATGCATTGTGCTGTGGTGTGGAAATAACGAAAACAACTGGGGCTTTGTAGACTGGTGGCACATCAGCGACCCAGAGTTTTTGGGCAACAGGATATATAAAAAGGTGCTTCCTGAAATTTTAGCAAAACTTGATCCAACAAGACCATATCATATCTCAAGCCCGTATGGAGGTGATCATCCAAACAGCGAAAAAGCTGGCGACAAGCACACATGGGATATCTGGGCTGGCTGGAAAGACTACATTTACTACAAACACGACAATGCAAGGTTTGTGAGCGAGTTTGGTTTTCAGGCAGCTGCACACCTTGACACAATGAAAAAGTACATTCCTCTTAAAGACCAAACAATCTTTTCAAAAACTTTGAGAATGCACGAAAAGCAGGAAGAGGGCTTAGAAAGACTTATCAGGTACATGGCAGGCTCAGTTGGTCTTCCAAAAGACTTTGACTCTTTTGTTTACCTTTCACAGTTTGTTCAAAAAGAGGCCATTAAAACCGCTGTTGAACATTATCGTAAAAATAAGTTTAGAACTGCCGGTGCTCTTTACTGGCAACTTAACGATTGCTGGCCTGTTATATCATGGTCATCAATTGATTACTTGAAAAGAAGAAAGGCACTTTACTATGAGTCAAAAAGGTTATTTGCAAAGTTTTTGCCAGTTGTTGAGTATGAGGATGGAAAGCTTAAAGTTTATGTTGTAAGCGATGATTTGAAGACAAAACAAGGCAAGCTAAGTATTACAATCTGGAACTTTGATGGGCAGAAACTTTATGAGAAAGATCTTGCTGTAGAAATTCCTAAAAATAGTGTAATAGAAGTATTTTCTGAGAAAGTAGAAAACTTGAATATTTTAAAGGGTGAGTGGTTATATATACCCAAACATGTTGAAACGGCTGTAATTGGGGATAAGATAGACAGAGGGCTTTTGGAAAGCATAGTTTTTGTGAGCCTTTTTGTTGATGAAGTGGAGTACGAAAACTACTTTGTATTTGAAAAGCCAATAAACCTTGAACTAAAACCCTGCCAGTTTGAGTACAGAATAGAAGATGACCATATTATAATAAAACCCAAAACTCCTGCAATTTGCCTTATAATTGAAGCTGACAAGGATGTAGAAGATAACTTCATCTTTGCAAGACCTGAAAAGGAGTACAAAATTCGTTTAAATGACGCCAAAGTTAACAGGGTTTGTGATTTGGTTGAGTTGGTGATAAGGTAA
- a CDS encoding carbohydrate ABC transporter permease, whose translation MTLKRILSRIGALIINAFVMLLSLSCIFPIVWLIYSSLKTEKEFALNIAALPAHPTFENYINAIKTAKMHIYFFNSLFTTVVSVILIVLFSFVVGYFFARYRFAGRNFLYTMFLAGMLIPIHALLVPMFVEFKVLGLLDKRITLILPYVGLGLPMAIFLMENFIKDIPHEIEEAAYIDGATLTTTLFRIILPICKPIISTVVILSSLSSWNEFSFALVLIKSDALKTLPVGLTNFSSQYTVKYTQLMAAITIAILPVIVVYLIFNKRVIQGLVAGAVKG comes from the coding sequence ATGACGCTCAAAAGGATACTATCAAGAATAGGAGCTTTGATTATAAACGCTTTTGTGATGCTGCTATCACTTTCATGTATTTTCCCGATTGTCTGGCTTATTTATTCATCACTGAAGACAGAAAAAGAATTTGCACTAAACATTGCCGCCCTGCCAGCCCACCCAACCTTTGAAAATTATATAAATGCCATCAAAACTGCAAAGATGCACATATACTTTTTCAACAGCCTATTTACAACAGTTGTCTCAGTCATCTTGATTGTTTTGTTTAGCTTCGTAGTTGGGTACTTCTTTGCAAGATACAGATTTGCAGGGAGAAATTTTCTTTACACAATGTTTTTGGCAGGGATGCTAATACCAATCCATGCTCTGCTTGTTCCGATGTTTGTTGAGTTCAAAGTGCTTGGACTTTTGGACAAAAGAATAACGTTGATTTTGCCATATGTAGGGCTTGGACTTCCAATGGCAATATTTTTGATGGAAAACTTTATAAAAGATATTCCGCACGAGATTGAAGAAGCTGCGTACATTGATGGAGCGACACTTACTACAACCCTTTTTAGGATCATTCTTCCCATTTGCAAGCCGATTATTTCAACAGTTGTGATTCTAAGCAGTTTGTCTTCATGGAACGAGTTTTCTTTTGCCCTTGTTTTGATAAAAAGTGATGCTTTGAAGACTTTGCCTGTTGGTCTTACTAATTTCTCTTCTCAGTACACAGTAAAATACACTCAGCTTATGGCAGCAATCACAATTGCAATACTTCCTGTGATTGTGGTGTATCTGATATTTAACAAAAGAGTAATCCAAGGACTTGTTGCAGGAGCTGTCAAAGGGTGA
- a CDS encoding carbohydrate ABC transporter permease: protein MERGLFKPKSRVFIGYLALPVLWYVFVVVMPLILALKYSLYDWSGGPRMRFVGLSNYAELIKDTDFWLSFKNNVIITLLCIVGQIGIAFVLAALMTTRVLKFKEFHRTVIFLPVVLSAVVIGFIWTLIYNQQIGILNWVLRAIGLESLIKPWLDDPKIVIYSVSVPLIWQYIGFYLVILMASLQSIPKEIFEAAEIDGADGFKRTIYIILPLLADTLKVSVMLCIAGNMKVFDHIYVMTGGGPGKSSMVMAQYAYNNSFIMFKLGYGSTISVGILVLSLAIILLSRKLMGGKTQ, encoded by the coding sequence ATGGAAAGAGGACTTTTTAAACCAAAATCAAGAGTTTTCATTGGGTATTTGGCTTTGCCGGTTTTATGGTATGTATTTGTTGTTGTCATGCCGCTCATTTTGGCGCTCAAGTATAGTCTTTATGACTGGTCTGGTGGGCCAAGAATGAGATTTGTTGGACTTTCGAACTATGCAGAACTTATAAAAGACACAGATTTTTGGCTGTCGTTTAAAAACAATGTAATAATTACCTTACTTTGCATTGTTGGGCAGATTGGCATTGCATTTGTCTTAGCTGCCCTTATGACAACAAGGGTTTTAAAGTTCAAAGAGTTTCACCGCACAGTAATATTTTTGCCTGTTGTTCTATCTGCAGTTGTAATAGGTTTTATCTGGACGCTCATATATAACCAGCAGATAGGGATTTTAAACTGGGTTTTAAGAGCAATTGGTCTTGAAAGCTTGATAAAGCCATGGCTTGACGACCCAAAGATAGTTATCTACTCTGTTTCTGTGCCACTTATATGGCAGTACATCGGATTTTACCTTGTGATTTTGATGGCGTCGCTTCAATCTATTCCGAAAGAAATATTTGAAGCAGCCGAAATAGACGGTGCAGACGGGTTTAAAAGAACAATTTATATCATATTGCCTCTTTTGGCAGACACTTTGAAAGTTTCTGTGATGCTCTGTATTGCAGGAAATATGAAGGTGTTTGACCATATATATGTCATGACAGGCGGTGGTCCTGGTAAAAGTTCAATGGTCATGGCACAGTATGCTTACAATAATTCGTTTATAATGTTCAAACTTGGTTATGGTTCTACAATCTCTGTGGGAATACTTGTATTGAGCCTTGCAATAATTCTGCTTTCGCGAAAATTAATGGGGGGAAAGACACAATGA
- a CDS encoding extracellular solute-binding protein, translated as MKNSRFIKRVLAILVVFGLVLSLAACKKKTAEQPQQSSQNKNIEEKITLTFTHMFTNDGSAISDGFYNALNEYKKAHPNVTIKQEALSHDTYETKIKTLAAGGELPDVFVIKGSMVDPFYNNGQIAPLNDALDSDMAWKNSFVEGAFDDFKRGDKILGIPIQVQPTSLIFYNREIFKEAGINEFPKDWNEFKDAVKKLRAKGYIPITAGNKGKWLVESCILSTLGDRFTGTDWFVSIRDRKGAKFTDPEFVNALRAIDELVKMKAFNSDINSLDNNQQRTLYYNKKAAMFFEGGWAISLVTNEAPKDVLDATELAIIPPVPGGKGLPNTVSGGAGWAFQINANLDGSKKNAAIELLKALSSEAYSRPMLEKGGFPATKVTNYDESKLSTLAKKYQQLAKNIKYVPVYDVQLSPGVIEVMNSGLQDMIIGTLTPEKLAQKIQQEYEREASK; from the coding sequence ATGAAAAACTCAAGATTTATAAAAAGAGTTTTGGCTATTTTAGTGGTTTTTGGACTTGTGCTTTCGCTTGCTGCCTGCAAGAAAAAGACAGCTGAGCAGCCACAGCAGAGCAGCCAGAACAAAAACATCGAAGAAAAAATTACTTTAACGTTTACTCACATGTTTACAAACGATGGCAGTGCAATAAGCGATGGTTTTTACAATGCACTAAATGAGTACAAAAAAGCACATCCGAATGTGACAATAAAACAGGAAGCTCTGTCGCATGACACTTATGAGACAAAGATAAAGACACTGGCTGCCGGTGGAGAACTTCCAGATGTGTTTGTTATCAAGGGTTCAATGGTTGACCCATTTTACAACAACGGTCAGATTGCGCCTTTAAATGATGCGCTTGACAGTGACATGGCATGGAAAAATAGCTTTGTTGAGGGTGCGTTTGACGATTTCAAAAGAGGAGACAAGATACTGGGAATACCAATCCAGGTTCAGCCAACGTCCCTTATATTCTACAACAGAGAAATTTTCAAGGAAGCAGGTATAAATGAGTTTCCAAAAGATTGGAATGAGTTTAAAGATGCTGTCAAAAAACTCAGAGCAAAAGGTTATATTCCAATCACTGCAGGAAACAAAGGAAAATGGCTTGTTGAGTCGTGTATTCTGAGCACTCTTGGTGACAGGTTCACAGGGACAGACTGGTTTGTGTCTATAAGAGATAGAAAAGGTGCAAAGTTTACCGACCCAGAGTTTGTAAATGCGCTCAGGGCAATTGATGAGCTTGTTAAGATGAAGGCATTTAACAGCGATATCAACTCGCTTGACAACAACCAGCAAAGGACTCTTTATTACAACAAAAAAGCTGCAATGTTCTTTGAAGGTGGCTGGGCAATTTCGCTTGTGACAAATGAGGCTCCAAAGGATGTTTTGGATGCAACAGAGCTTGCTATAATTCCGCCTGTGCCAGGTGGGAAAGGATTGCCAAACACAGTTTCAGGCGGTGCTGGCTGGGCGTTTCAAATAAATGCAAACCTTGATGGGAGCAAGAAAAATGCTGCCATTGAACTTTTAAAAGCACTCTCGAGCGAGGCATATTCAAGACCCATGCTTGAAAAAGGTGGTTTCCCGGCAACAAAGGTTACAAATTATGATGAAAGTAAGCTTTCTACTCTTGCGAAGAAATATCAACAGCTTGCGAAGAATATAAAATATGTTCCTGTTTATGATGTTCAGCTATCACCCGGTGTGATTGAGGTTATGAACAGTGGCCTTCAGGACATGATAATAGGCACGCTTACACCTGAAAAGCTTGCTCAAAAGATTCAGCAGGAGTACGAAAGAGAGGCTTCTAAATAA
- a CDS encoding sensor histidine kinase, which yields MKKISSSLQFKIMVCAIFLIILSSFPIGIASYIKSVKIVESKFAFSHLHTVKQIASSLELITNDIKEASLYFIQSGDLRQLLKSDTDTDQQELEKARVLVNDFLTYLVGEKPYIHSIYIMGKNNTIFDTYGIKEQTLNLSNINVQSFEWCPNVITSRAGILTYVISLVRPIRDINNFKNLIGYLEINIDEKSLFEEVISLSSNFSENFVICNQNYFILSSTEKTLIGKNLAKMISTKPMENIEQGFFYTKLSGKTFLVTYSTIKPLGWKVVSFVEKASLVAENRAIQSYLFITILLALFAASIFLVFFQNSILYPLKQLRIFMRHIANQNFDVYMQPRGNDEVSKLIQAFNSMSTKLNELMNQVYIATIKQKEAELKALQERINPHFLYNTLDTIYWTARLEGAKKACILVEALSKLFRSILANKSNIITVKEEIEHLNSYILIQKVRYQDLIEFSLNVQSQALCYKTVKLVLQPIVENAIYHGIEKSGKKGKISIEVFTKDEKLYFIVSDTGAGAPKEVFESALKNDSPNGKIGLKNVNDRIKLAFGNEYGIEIESTPGLGTKVTVVQPALKEGDLK from the coding sequence GTGAAAAAGATATCAAGTAGTCTCCAGTTTAAAATTATGGTATGTGCAATCTTTCTGATTATTCTTTCAAGCTTCCCGATTGGAATAGCTTCATATATAAAATCTGTCAAAATAGTGGAAAGCAAATTCGCATTTTCACATCTTCACACTGTAAAACAGATTGCAAGCTCTCTTGAGCTTATTACAAATGATATAAAAGAAGCATCGCTTTACTTTATTCAGAGCGGCGATTTGAGACAGCTTTTGAAATCCGACACTGACACCGACCAACAGGAGCTTGAAAAGGCAAGGGTACTTGTAAACGACTTTTTAACATACCTCGTAGGTGAAAAACCATATATTCATTCCATCTACATAATGGGTAAAAATAATACTATATTTGACACATATGGAATCAAAGAGCAGACTTTAAATCTTTCTAATATCAACGTCCAGAGCTTTGAATGGTGTCCTAATGTCATAACAAGCAGGGCAGGAATATTAACGTATGTGATTTCCCTTGTTCGTCCTATAAGAGATATTAACAACTTCAAAAACCTGATTGGGTATTTAGAGATAAATATTGATGAAAAAAGCTTGTTTGAGGAGGTAATAAGCCTTAGCTCAAATTTTTCTGAAAACTTTGTTATCTGTAACCAGAACTATTTTATTCTAAGCTCAACAGAAAAGACTTTAATCGGAAAGAACCTTGCCAAGATGATTTCTACAAAACCCATGGAAAATATTGAACAGGGCTTTTTTTACACAAAACTGTCTGGCAAAACCTTTCTTGTCACATACTCTACCATAAAACCTCTTGGGTGGAAGGTTGTGAGCTTTGTAGAAAAGGCAAGTCTTGTTGCTGAAAATAGAGCTATACAAAGCTATCTTTTTATTACTATCCTTCTTGCCCTTTTTGCTGCATCTATTTTTCTTGTTTTCTTCCAAAACAGTATCCTCTATCCGCTCAAACAGCTAAGAATTTTTATGAGACATATCGCAAACCAGAACTTTGATGTGTACATGCAGCCAAGGGGAAATGATGAGGTGTCAAAGCTAATTCAAGCATTCAACAGTATGTCTACAAAACTCAATGAGCTTATGAACCAGGTTTACATTGCAACAATAAAGCAAAAAGAGGCAGAGTTAAAAGCCCTGCAAGAAAGAATCAACCCCCACTTTCTTTACAACACACTTGATACAATATACTGGACAGCCCGACTTGAAGGTGCAAAAAAAGCTTGCATCCTTGTTGAGGCACTCTCGAAACTTTTCAGGTCCATATTGGCAAATAAAAGTAACATCATAACTGTGAAAGAAGAGATAGAACATCTTAATAGTTACATCCTAATACAAAAGGTCAGGTATCAGGACTTGATAGAATTTTCGTTAAATGTTCAAAGCCAAGCCCTATGCTATAAAACAGTAAAGCTTGTTCTGCAGCCAATTGTGGAAAATGCAATATATCATGGCATAGAAAAAAGCGGGAAGAAGGGAAAAATAAGCATTGAAGTGTTTACAAAAGATGAAAAGCTATATTTTATCGTGTCCGACACAGGAGCTGGTGCTCCAAAAGAGGTGTTTGAAAGTGCTCTGAAGAATGACAGTCCAAATGGTAAGATAGGACTTAAAAATGTCAATGACAGAATAAAACTTGCGTTTGGGAATGAATATGGCATAGAAATTGAAAGCACACCAGGGCTTGGAACAAAGGTGACTGTTGTACAACCAGCTTTAAAAGAAGGTGATTTGAAATGA
- a CDS encoding response regulator transcription factor, producing MIKMVVADDERVIRKGIISSIDWTSYGIEIVGEASNGQEAAQLCFSKQPDIVLLDIRMPILDGLEAAKIIKQSLPNIKIVFLTGYDDVEYLKTALKLRASDYLLKPVSADELIKVVVGLKESIIEEQKKSFETLLYKNIVEENIYVLRSSFLKSLFANPEIVLDPVKERLLKISLEGPYFQVILAVVEDIFMLMESSVHKNKEFVLNLLLNLIEEDIQEKYRGFVFYGDFGDNTLILIVNLSEPKEIDEKLLNQIKSNAKKYLNVKISFSKGIVVSSKKQLHLSLKSASDSKFLPSQLTEDEVELLNAFMALDKEKTTLLVNKIFEKLEDQDDKSSLENTYKKLSDLILTKAKEICPALKDEFVKSAAFSFNKQESENMKKSLIDFALSCIDKIQNVKESRHRKIIKDAISYIEKNYATQILLSDIAEICGISPNYFCKIFKEETGKSFVDFLNELRINKAKELLLSTNLKSYEVAEKVGFSDYKYFSMIFKKYTGLSPRKFKEEGER from the coding sequence ATGATTAAAATGGTTGTTGCTGATGATGAAAGGGTAATCCGAAAAGGAATAATATCTTCAATTGACTGGACATCATACGGAATTGAAATAGTAGGAGAAGCATCAAATGGTCAGGAGGCAGCACAGCTTTGCTTTTCAAAACAGCCAGACATTGTCCTTTTGGACATTAGAATGCCCATTTTGGACGGACTTGAAGCTGCAAAGATTATAAAGCAGAGCCTGCCGAATATAAAGATTGTGTTTCTCACAGGCTATGACGATGTGGAATACTTAAAGACTGCCCTCAAACTCCGTGCATCTGATTATCTTTTAAAACCTGTGAGCGCAGATGAGCTGATTAAGGTAGTTGTTGGGTTAAAAGAATCTATCATTGAGGAACAGAAAAAGTCTTTTGAGACTTTGCTGTACAAAAACATCGTGGAAGAGAACATATATGTTTTAAGGTCTTCGTTTTTAAAAAGTCTGTTTGCAAATCCCGAAATAGTGCTTGACCCTGTGAAAGAAAGGCTTTTGAAAATCTCATTAGAAGGTCCTTACTTTCAGGTGATTTTGGCTGTGGTTGAAGATATTTTTATGTTAATGGAGTCTTCTGTACACAAGAACAAAGAGTTTGTGCTAAATCTACTTTTAAACCTAATTGAAGAGGATATCCAGGAAAAATACCGTGGCTTTGTATTTTACGGCGATTTTGGTGACAATACCTTGATTTTGATAGTAAACTTGAGTGAACCAAAAGAGATAGATGAAAAGCTTCTAAATCAAATAAAATCCAACGCCAAGAAGTATCTTAACGTTAAAATTTCATTTTCAAAAGGAATTGTTGTCTCAAGCAAAAAACAGCTGCATCTATCTTTAAAAAGTGCATCAGATAGCAAGTTCCTTCCATCTCAGCTGACTGAAGACGAGGTCGAGCTTTTAAATGCTTTTATGGCTCTTGATAAGGAAAAGACAACTTTGCTGGTAAATAAGATTTTTGAAAAACTGGAAGATCAAGATGATAAAAGCTCTTTAGAAAACACTTATAAGAAGCTTTCTGACCTTATTTTGACCAAGGCAAAAGAAATCTGCCCTGCTTTAAAAGATGAGTTTGTCAAAAGCGCAGCCTTTTCTTTTAATAAACAAGAAAGTGAAAATATGAAAAAGAGCCTAATAGACTTTGCCCTCTCTTGTATTGACAAGATTCAGAATGTAAAAGAAAGCAGGCACAGAAAAATTATAAAAGATGCCATAAGTTACATTGAGAAAAACTATGCAACCCAAATTTTACTGTCTGATATTGCTGAGATTTGCGGAATTTCTCCAAACTATTTTTGCAAAATATTCAAAGAAGAAACTGGTAAAAGTTTTGTGGACTTTTTGAATGAACTCAGGATAAACAAAGCAAAAGAGCTTCTCCTTTCTACAAACCTAAAATCTTATGAGGTTGCCGAAAAGGTTGGATTTAGCGACTATAAATATTTTTCGATGATATTCAAAAAATACACAGGACTGTCTCCAAGGAAGTTCAAAGAGGAAGGAGAAAGATAA
- a CDS encoding oxidoreductase codes for MFDNLFSKAKIGTMEIKNRIVFTAMGNALASPDGTVSQKDIHFYAARAKGGVGLIITECTVVDERGKGNTRQICVYDDKFIPGLKALADEIHKYDAKIVAQIYHPGRQGISAINGNLSMPAPSKIECKVVRQPVEEMTIEQIEDMIDKFINAAVRVKKAGIDGVEIHAAHGYLVNQFLSPYTNKRTDKYGGSLENRMRFLEEIILGIREKCGKDYPLLVRLSVDEFLGLIGLPEEGLHLEESIKIAQRLEALGVDALDISCGIYETMNVAWEPISFDQGWKIYLAETIKKAVNIPVIAVSVIRDPEYADQLIKEGKIDFAGSARQHFADPEWANKAKEGRVNEIRKCISCLYCMETLMKADLTGIPCQCAINIQAGREDELSSFKEDGEGKIVAIIGAGPAGLEAARVLALRRYKPIVFEKSDKIGGMLQLGCKPPKKEKIKWLIDYLKSQIEKMGIEVRYNSVPTIETLKALNPYAVFIAHGSKPLIPQTIAGIESKNVLTIEDVLSGKITLNNKKVTVVGSGLTGLETAHYLAENNNDVSIFEMADEIGPGAYFQNLIDVLNHLKAFNVKLYPKRKLVKIDENIAIFENTETKVQEQYEFDYIVLSLGRVPNKEYVDEIKSNFDKVFILGDAKEIGTIRNAMESGFLTAYNL; via the coding sequence ATGTTTGATAATCTGTTTTCAAAGGCTAAAATCGGGACAATGGAAATAAAAAACAGGATAGTATTTACAGCAATGGGTAATGCATTAGCTAGTCCCGACGGGACCGTATCCCAAAAAGATATCCACTTTTATGCTGCAAGAGCAAAAGGGGGAGTCGGACTTATAATTACAGAATGTACAGTGGTTGACGAAAGAGGAAAAGGTAATACAAGGCAGATATGCGTCTATGATGACAAATTTATCCCGGGTCTTAAAGCTTTAGCAGATGAAATTCATAAATATGATGCTAAAATAGTAGCTCAGATTTATCATCCTGGAAGACAGGGAATTTCGGCTATAAACGGAAATTTGTCAATGCCAGCGCCAAGCAAGATAGAATGTAAGGTGGTGCGCCAACCAGTTGAGGAAATGACTATTGAACAAATTGAAGATATGATAGACAAGTTCATAAATGCAGCAGTAAGAGTCAAAAAAGCAGGTATAGATGGTGTTGAGATTCATGCAGCTCACGGATACTTGGTTAACCAGTTTTTGAGCCCTTACACTAACAAAAGAACGGACAAGTATGGTGGAAGTCTTGAAAACAGAATGAGATTTCTTGAAGAGATAATTTTAGGTATAAGAGAGAAATGTGGTAAAGACTATCCTCTGTTAGTAAGGTTATCAGTTGACGAATTTTTAGGACTTATAGGCCTTCCTGAAGAAGGACTGCACCTTGAAGAGAGCATCAAAATAGCTCAAAGGTTAGAAGCTTTGGGTGTGGATGCACTCGATATAAGCTGTGGAATATATGAAACTATGAATGTAGCATGGGAACCTATATCTTTTGACCAAGGGTGGAAGATATATTTGGCTGAAACAATAAAAAAAGCTGTAAACATACCTGTAATAGCAGTATCAGTTATAAGAGACCCAGAGTATGCAGACCAGTTAATCAAAGAAGGAAAAATCGATTTTGCAGGCTCAGCAAGACAACATTTCGCAGACCCCGAATGGGCAAATAAGGCAAAAGAAGGTAGAGTAAATGAAATAAGAAAGTGTATCTCTTGCCTGTATTGCATGGAAACTCTTATGAAGGCTGACTTGACAGGTATTCCTTGTCAATGCGCCATTAACATTCAAGCAGGAAGAGAAGATGAGCTTAGCAGCTTTAAAGAAGATGGCGAAGGAAAAATTGTTGCAATAATTGGAGCAGGACCTGCTGGTCTTGAGGCTGCAAGAGTTTTAGCACTCAGAAGATACAAACCCATTGTATTTGAAAAATCAGATAAAATAGGAGGTATGCTTCAGCTTGGTTGTAAACCACCTAAGAAAGAGAAAATTAAATGGTTAATAGACTATCTAAAATCCCAGATTGAAAAGATGGGTATTGAAGTAAGATACAACTCTGTACCTACTATAGAAACTTTAAAAGCTCTTAATCCTTATGCAGTATTTATCGCGCACGGTTCAAAGCCATTGATACCACAAACAATTGCAGGGATAGAAAGCAAAAATGTGCTGACTATTGAAGATGTTTTGAGTGGAAAAATAACATTGAATAATAAAAAAGTGACTGTAGTTGGATCAGGACTAACAGGTCTTGAAACTGCTCACTACCTTGCTGAAAATAACAATGATGTTAGCATATTCGAAATGGCCGACGAAATAGGACCGGGAGCATATTTTCAGAATTTAATAGATGTACTCAATCATCTGAAAGCCTTCAATGTTAAACTGTATCCGAAACGAAAATTGGTCAAGATAGATGAAAATATAGCCATCTTCGAAAATACTGAGACCAAAGTACAGGAACAATACGAGTTTGATTATATTGTACTTTCTCTGGGAAGAGTTCCAAATAAAGAGTATGTTGATGAAATAAAATCTAATTTTGATAAAGTCTTTATACTTGGAGATGCCAAAGAAATTGGAACTATAAGAAATGCAATGGAATCTGGATTTTTAACCGCCTATAATCTGTAA